A genome region from Vicinamibacterales bacterium includes the following:
- a CDS encoding sigma-54 dependent transcriptional regulator, translating into MGRILVADDHDALRRGLARALTEAGHDVDEAPNGNAAIERLHSGFYDVVLSDLKMGGSDGIEVLRTTKALHPSTAVILMTAFGSVTTAVEAMKSGAFDYVQKPFEIEEMEVKIEKALEVRRMRHELDYLRHTQNDIYEFDRIVGSSGALAKVLGVVRKVAKSNTTVLIRGETGTGKELIAGAIHHNSLRASRNFVRVNCAALQENLLESELFGHEKGAFTGADKQRIGRFEQADGGSLFLDEVGDMATSTQAKILRVLQEHEFERLGGTRTLKVDVRLIAATNRNLATMVTNGQFREDLYYRLNVVSIEMPPLRDRKDDIPALADCFVRRFAGELKKKMDGLKPEAQKLLLRYNWPGNIRELENSIERAVLLTESTFIEIDDLRLGEAVTVGSGPEGAPVVRIPPVGIPLEEIERRAIVEALKMSNWVQKDAAELLSISPRVINYKIKTLKIEFPKSRREAAEEF; encoded by the coding sequence ATGGGGCGGATTCTGGTTGCGGACGACCATGACGCGTTGCGGCGTGGCCTGGCCAGGGCATTGACCGAGGCGGGGCACGACGTGGACGAGGCGCCCAACGGCAACGCGGCGATCGAGCGGTTGCACTCGGGCTTCTACGACGTCGTGCTGAGCGACCTCAAGATGGGTGGCAGCGACGGCATCGAGGTGCTGCGCACGACCAAGGCGCTGCATCCGTCCACCGCGGTCATCCTGATGACGGCGTTCGGCTCCGTCACGACCGCCGTCGAGGCGATGAAGAGCGGCGCGTTCGACTACGTGCAGAAGCCGTTCGAGATCGAGGAGATGGAGGTCAAGATCGAGAAGGCGCTGGAAGTCCGGCGCATGCGCCACGAGCTCGACTACCTCCGCCACACGCAGAACGACATCTACGAATTCGACCGGATCGTCGGCAGCAGCGGCGCGCTGGCCAAGGTGCTGGGCGTCGTGCGCAAGGTCGCGAAGAGCAACACGACCGTGCTGATCCGCGGCGAAACGGGCACCGGCAAGGAGCTGATCGCGGGGGCGATCCACCACAATTCGCTGCGCGCGTCGCGCAACTTCGTGCGCGTCAACTGCGCGGCCCTGCAGGAGAACCTGCTCGAATCCGAGCTGTTCGGCCACGAGAAGGGCGCGTTCACGGGCGCCGACAAGCAGCGCATCGGCCGCTTCGAGCAGGCCGACGGCGGCAGCCTGTTCCTCGACGAGGTCGGCGACATGGCCACGAGCACCCAGGCGAAGATCCTGCGCGTGCTCCAGGAGCACGAGTTCGAGCGGCTCGGCGGCACGCGCACGCTGAAAGTGGATGTTCGCCTGATCGCCGCCACGAATCGAAACCTGGCGACCATGGTCACCAACGGTCAGTTCCGCGAGGACCTGTACTACCGCCTCAACGTCGTCTCGATCGAAATGCCGCCGCTGCGCGACCGCAAGGACGACATCCCGGCGCTCGCCGACTGCTTCGTGCGCCGCTTCGCCGGCGAACTGAAGAAGAAGATGGATGGCCTGAAGCCGGAAGCGCAGAAGCTGCTGCTCCGCTACAACTGGCCGGGCAACATCCGCGAGCTCGAGAACTCGATCGAGCGGGCCGTGCTGCTCACCGAGAGCACGTTCATCGAGATCGATGATCTCCGCCTCGGTGAGGCCGTGACCGTCGGCTCCGGCCCGGAAGGCGCGCCCGTGGTCCGCATACCGCCGGTCGGCATCCCGCTCGAGGAAATCGAACGGCGTGCGATCGTCGAAGCGTTGAAGATGTCGAACTGGGTGCAGAAGGACGCGGCAGAACTGCTGTCGATCAGCCCGCGCGTGATCAACTACAAGATCAAGACGCTGAAGATCGAGTTCCCGAAGAGCCGACGGGAGGCCGCAGAGGAATTCTGA
- a CDS encoding ABC-F family ATP-binding cassette domain-containing protein has protein sequence MIQISSLTKSFGDRVLFDHVTWQISDGERVGLCGPNGSGKTTLLKIFADLEEADEGSVVKPSDLTVGYLPQDGLTHSGRTVYEEAILAFQPLLAIKAEMHELEDRLGHPDIPDAEHEQMLARYSDLQDRFRLSDGYSMDLKIATVLQGLGFSQRDLERPAETFSGGWQMRIALAKLLLARPNLLLLDEPTNHLDLEARNWLEGYLHEYPHAVILVSHDRYFLDTVVTRIAEVYLRTLNDYPGNYSHYLAESQAKLERARDAKRQQDEELARMKMFIDRFRYQATKAAQVQSRIKMMEKVVLIEVPPERKRVHFSFPTSVKSGRTVFELKHIRKAYGDNVVFASASLHIERGDRIALVGPNGTGKSTLMRMIAGAEAPDSGHRQEGHQVVAQYFAQDEATRLNPDLTVYETLASGSPNQMVPAIRNILGGFLFSGDDVYKRVGVLSGGERTRLAVARMLLRPSNTLLLDEPTNHLDLDSKDVLLEALADYGGTLIFVSHDRYFVEKLANRIVEVGSGEAHSYPGRYEEFLWSKAHAASDARPVQPKVRSNRAPDTPQAAHSQKAHPRQHHEAPTKAAGQAGRSPGTDDREVRRQTQIEARRRDRTAKAAKARVADLEERIAGCETAIKALEVQMASPGFYDDRIAAQPIVDRHQALMWEVGDLMHQWEELQGTIDGPTARS, from the coding sequence ATGATCCAGATTTCCTCCCTCACAAAGTCCTTCGGTGACCGTGTCCTGTTCGACCATGTCACCTGGCAAATCTCCGACGGCGAACGTGTCGGTCTCTGCGGACCGAACGGCTCGGGCAAGACCACGCTCCTCAAGATCTTCGCGGATCTCGAAGAGGCCGACGAAGGATCGGTCGTCAAACCGTCGGATCTGACGGTCGGATACCTCCCGCAGGACGGTCTGACGCATTCCGGCCGCACGGTTTACGAGGAGGCAATACTCGCGTTCCAGCCGCTGCTCGCGATCAAGGCCGAGATGCACGAACTCGAGGATCGCCTCGGTCATCCCGACATCCCGGATGCGGAGCACGAGCAGATGCTCGCGCGGTACAGCGATCTGCAGGACCGCTTCCGTCTGAGCGACGGCTACAGCATGGACCTGAAGATTGCGACGGTCCTGCAGGGCCTCGGCTTCAGCCAGCGCGACCTGGAGCGCCCGGCGGAGACGTTCTCGGGCGGCTGGCAGATGCGCATCGCCCTCGCGAAACTCCTGCTCGCGCGTCCCAACCTGCTGCTGCTCGACGAACCGACGAACCATCTCGATCTCGAGGCCCGGAACTGGCTCGAGGGCTACCTGCACGAGTACCCACACGCCGTCATCCTCGTCTCGCACGATCGCTACTTCCTCGACACGGTCGTCACCCGCATCGCCGAGGTCTATCTCCGGACGCTGAACGACTATCCGGGCAACTACAGCCACTACCTGGCGGAGAGTCAGGCGAAGCTCGAGCGGGCGCGCGACGCGAAGCGCCAGCAGGACGAGGAACTCGCGCGGATGAAGATGTTCATCGACCGGTTCCGCTACCAGGCGACGAAGGCCGCCCAGGTGCAGAGCCGGATCAAGATGATGGAGAAGGTCGTCCTCATCGAGGTGCCGCCCGAGCGGAAACGCGTCCACTTCTCGTTCCCGACATCGGTGAAGAGCGGCCGGACGGTGTTCGAGCTGAAACACATCCGCAAGGCATACGGCGACAACGTCGTCTTCGCCAGCGCGAGCCTGCACATCGAGCGGGGCGACCGCATCGCGCTCGTCGGACCGAACGGGACGGGCAAGTCGACGCTGATGCGGATGATCGCCGGCGCGGAGGCCCCCGACTCGGGCCATCGTCAGGAAGGCCACCAGGTGGTGGCGCAGTACTTCGCGCAGGACGAAGCCACGCGGCTCAACCCGGATCTGACGGTCTATGAGACGCTCGCCAGCGGTTCGCCGAACCAGATGGTGCCGGCGATCCGGAACATCCTCGGGGGCTTCCTCTTCTCGGGCGACGATGTCTACAAGCGCGTCGGCGTGTTGTCGGGCGGGGAACGCACGCGGCTCGCGGTCGCACGCATGCTGCTGCGGCCGTCGAACACGCTGCTGCTCGACGAACCAACCAACCACCTCGATCTGGATTCGAAGGACGTGTTGCTGGAGGCGCTCGCGGACTACGGCGGCACGCTGATCTTCGTGTCGCACGACCGGTATTTCGTCGAGAAGCTCGCCAACCGGATCGTCGAGGTTGGCAGCGGCGAGGCCCACAGCTATCCGGGGCGGTACGAGGAATTCCTCTGGTCGAAGGCGCACGCGGCTTCCGACGCGCGCCCCGTTCAGCCGAAGGTCCGATCGAACCGGGCCCCGGACACGCCCCAGGCGGCCCACTCGCAGAAGGCGCATCCGCGCCAGCACCATGAGGCGCCCACCAAGGCCGCCGGACAGGCAGGCCGGTCGCCCGGCACGGACGACCGCGAGGTGCGACGCCAGACGCAGATCGAGGCACGCCGGCGCGACCGCACGGCCAAAGCGGCCAAGGCTCGCGTGGCGGACCTCGAAGAGCGGATCGCCGGCTGCGAAACCGCGATCAAGGCACTCGAAGTCCAGATGGCGAGCCCCGGGTTCTACGACGATCGCATCGCCGCCCAGCCCATCGTCGACCGCCACCAGGCCCTGATGTGGGAGGTGGGTGACCTCATGCACCAGTGGGAAGAGTTGCAGGGAACGATCGACGGGCCAACCGCTCGGAGTTGA
- a CDS encoding ATP-binding protein has translation MSDPPERRSRAAAAQPVRTRKLVAPAVADATEPGTPVTDRFFRLMVQSMRNGVLAITRDGTVRMMNQVAYRIFDIQPHDNDVGRPYTEVLSEQQDVIRILGASFDLAHLPNRAEIRLKPSGKVIGYTLSLILDERGEPEGAALFFKDLTLVEQMEERERLRDRLAALGEMAATIAHEVKNPLAGIEVMAGLLRRRIPDSPDAQSLLNDIISEAKIANAIVLEVLDFVRPIRLQVERTSIAQVLHDAVTTAERKVARGGVNVTMNIQEQLPLIQADHHQLCQLFSNLIINALEALGGNGTIAITAAQGEEYQEPVAMPGGQDPSATLVVEVADDGPGVQAELLERVFNPFFTTKPQGSGLGLAIVRKIVDAHNGHIDLATAPGQGTRFRVTLPLTTGEDWLR, from the coding sequence ATGAGCGACCCTCCCGAACGGCGTTCGCGCGCGGCGGCGGCCCAGCCCGTCCGAACGCGGAAGCTGGTCGCCCCGGCCGTCGCGGATGCCACCGAACCCGGCACGCCGGTGACCGACCGGTTCTTCCGCCTGATGGTTCAGAGCATGCGGAACGGCGTCCTGGCCATCACGCGCGACGGCACGGTCAGGATGATGAACCAGGTCGCGTATCGCATCTTCGACATCCAGCCGCACGACAACGATGTGGGCCGGCCGTACACCGAGGTGCTCAGCGAACAGCAGGACGTCATCAGGATCCTCGGAGCCTCATTCGACCTGGCGCATCTGCCCAACCGCGCGGAGATTCGACTCAAGCCATCCGGCAAGGTCATCGGCTACACGCTCTCGCTCATCCTCGATGAACGCGGCGAACCCGAAGGGGCGGCGCTGTTCTTCAAGGACCTGACGCTCGTCGAGCAGATGGAGGAGCGTGAACGGCTGCGCGATCGGCTCGCAGCGCTGGGCGAGATGGCGGCCACGATCGCGCACGAGGTCAAGAACCCGCTGGCCGGCATCGAAGTCATGGCCGGCCTCCTGCGCCGGCGGATCCCCGACTCGCCGGATGCGCAGTCCCTGCTGAACGACATCATCAGCGAGGCGAAGATCGCGAATGCGATCGTCCTCGAGGTGCTCGACTTCGTCCGGCCGATCCGGTTGCAGGTCGAGCGCACGTCGATCGCACAGGTGCTGCACGACGCGGTCACGACAGCCGAGCGCAAGGTGGCGCGCGGCGGCGTCAATGTCACGATGAACATCCAGGAACAGCTGCCGCTGATCCAGGCGGACCATCATCAGCTGTGCCAGTTGTTCAGCAACCTGATCATCAACGCCCTGGAGGCGCTGGGCGGCAATGGCACGATCGCCATCACGGCCGCTCAGGGCGAAGAGTACCAGGAACCGGTCGCGATGCCTGGCGGGCAGGATCCCTCTGCGACGCTGGTCGTCGAGGTGGCCGACGATGGGCCGGGCGTGCAGGCGGAGTTGCTCGAACGAGTGTTCAATCCGTTCTTCACGACCAAGCCACAGGGTTCAGGCCTCGGTCTGGCGATCGTGCGGAAGATCGTGGACGCGCACAACGGCCACATCGACCTGGCGACGGCGCCGGGGCAGGGGACGCGCTTCCGCGTCACCCTGCCGCTGACGACCGGCGAGGACTGGCTGCGGTAG
- a CDS encoding tyrosine recombinase XerC encodes MKDTLRAFLAFIRLNRNASEHTVRAYDSDLSQLITYMAGHYQRPRPDLQPSDISRVVIRGFLADLFRQGESRASAARKLAAVRTFLKYLRREGFIEQDPGLLVATPRREQKIPLHLEVEEMSRLLETPDTATPLGRRDRAILELLYASGLRLSELVGLDLEDVNLGGRMVRVMGKGRKERVVPFNQSATEAIRAWLPDRAALQGRGGGAIAGAGPSSRAPRVAPGARAARRRSGDDALFLNYRGTRLSSRHVHRLVRHYVTACSTRFGISPHAIRHSFATHLLEAGADLRAIQELLGHVRLSTTQRYTHVNAAQLMDVYRRAHPRAR; translated from the coding sequence GTGAAAGACACACTGCGTGCCTTCCTCGCGTTCATCCGGCTGAACCGGAACGCTTCGGAGCACACGGTCCGGGCGTACGACAGCGATCTGTCGCAGTTGATTACCTACATGGCGGGCCACTATCAGCGGCCGCGTCCGGATCTGCAGCCGTCGGATATCAGCCGTGTCGTGATCCGCGGGTTCCTCGCCGACCTGTTCCGGCAGGGGGAGTCGCGCGCAAGCGCGGCGCGGAAGCTGGCAGCCGTTCGTACGTTCCTCAAGTATTTGCGGCGTGAGGGGTTCATCGAGCAGGACCCTGGTCTGCTGGTGGCGACGCCCAGGCGCGAGCAGAAGATCCCGCTGCACCTCGAGGTGGAGGAGATGTCGCGCCTGCTCGAGACGCCCGACACCGCGACACCGCTCGGGCGCCGCGATCGGGCGATCCTCGAGTTGCTCTACGCCTCGGGGCTTCGATTGAGCGAACTGGTCGGCCTCGATCTCGAGGATGTGAATCTCGGGGGCCGAATGGTGCGGGTGATGGGAAAGGGGCGCAAGGAGCGCGTGGTGCCGTTCAACCAGAGCGCCACCGAGGCAATCCGCGCCTGGCTGCCCGACCGTGCCGCCTTGCAGGGTCGTGGCGGCGGTGCGATCGCGGGCGCCGGCCCGTCCAGCCGCGCGCCGAGGGTCGCCCCCGGGGCGAGAGCCGCGCGGCGGCGGTCCGGCGATGACGCCTTGTTCCTGAACTATCGGGGGACGCGGCTGTCGTCACGCCACGTGCACCGCCTCGTGCGCCACTACGTCACGGCGTGCAGCACCCGCTTCGGCATCAGCCCGCACGCGATCCGCCATTCGTTCGCGACGCACTTGCTCGAAGCGGGCGCGGACCTTCGAGCGATCCAGGAACTCCTCGGCCACGTCCGACTGAGCACGACCCAGCGTTACACCCACGTGAACGCCGCGCAGTTGATGGACGTCTACCGCCGCGCGCACCCCAGGGCCAGGTAG